The Coffea arabica cultivar ET-39 chromosome 8e, Coffea Arabica ET-39 HiFi, whole genome shotgun sequence genome window below encodes:
- the LOC113702988 gene encoding gibberellin 3-beta-dioxygenase 1-like yields the protein MGTLSEAYKDVPMRLKHVIPLDFESTKVVPESHIWPETENFPLSDHILPSDDNEKSKSWIPVIDLMAPNVVELIGHACETWGVFQLTNHGIPSSLIHDVEFQARRLFSLPTEQKLKVLRSAGGATGYGAARMAQFLTKYLWHEGFTLAGSPVEHASVLWPHDHKTFCDVMENYQKMMKSLAHQLLLLMLKWLEVSEDELNWKLSMSQDALQLNSFPACPDPKSTIGLAPHTDSMLMTVLHQSHEGLQIFRDGIGWVTVSPIEGALVVNLGNLMDILSNGKFPSIQHRVFVNQIRHRISVAYFCFPPTDSQVAPFAKSECPIYSSLTVKEYLQIRAKHMEDALSVIRIK from the exons ATGGGTACACTTTCAGAAGCATACAAAGATGTTCCTATGCGTCTCAAACATGTTATTCCTCTGGATTTTGAGTCCACAAAAGTGGTTCCAGAATCACACATATGGCCAGAAACAGAAAATTTTCCATTATCTGATCATATTCTCCCCTCTGATGATaatgaaaaatcaaaatcatggaTCCCTGTCATTGATCTCATGGCTCCCAATGTAGTGGAACTCATTGGCCATGCATGTGAAACATGGGGAGTTTTTCAACTCACCAACCATGGTATTCCCTCCAGCCTTATTCATGATGTTGAGTTCCAGGCTAGAAGACTCTTTTCTCTTCCAACCGAGCAAAAGCTGAAGGTCTTACGATCGGCCGGCGGAGCCACCGGCTACGGTGCTGCCCGGATGGCACAGTTTTTGACCAAATATTTGTGGCATGAAGGGTTCACTCTTGCAGGTTCTCCTGTTGAGCACGCTAGTGTACTTTGGCCCCATGACCACAAAACTTTTTG TGATGTGATGGAAAATTATCAAAAGATGATGAAGTCCTTGGCACACCAACTCTTGCTCCTAATGTTGAAGTGGCTAGAAGTCTCTGAAGATGAACTGAACTGGAAACTATCAATGTCCCAAGATGCATTGCAACTCAATTCCTTTCCAGCCTGCCCAGATCCCAAAAGTACCATTGGTTTAGCCCCTCACACAGATTCAATGCTCATGACCGTTCTTCATCAAAGTCATGAGGGTTTGCAGATTTTTCGTGACGGAATCGGATGGGTGACAGTTTCACCCATTGAAGGAGCTCTTGTGGTCAATCTTGGTAATCTTATGGATATATTGTCTAATGGCAAGTTCCCTAGCATTCAGCATCGTGTTTTTGTCAACCAGATTAGGCACAGGATTTCTGTTGCCTACTTCTGCTTTCCTCCAACTGATTCCCAGGTTGCACCATTTGCTAAGTCTGAATGTCCCATTTATAGTTCTTTAACAGTGAAGGAATATCTTCAAATCAGGGCCAAGCATATGGAGGATGCACTTTCTGTGATCAGAATAAAATGA
- the LOC113702987 gene encoding uncharacterized protein: protein MAHTQNNSSSAGAAAAISTSGADEVKASGTIFHDFLGKRSAPDYLSPAGGVAAGRVRPTSEASPSSASVSIGGSSGGGRAPISTTSDLGSERQGGNHFEGVPFYGARSDLIGHETSSRFSGTKRSNSDSYIGTTKDRFPQMVPDSREGSQLMKLIRHAGGERPRRPQDEDVSFPMHLVRPISASLVSQPSSAARAEGNTSRLDRGIPMNVGPPWQYPPRSSQVFPFGYQGLSNKLRDSSVGPSVISQGAADEGSRTGIKGSGLLSSINTTGGISERNFTGAIVSSSKLKSGIHNSEPESSTTPNQHGFASSGCQMTIFYGGQAHVFDNVHPSKADVIMALAGSSGGSWSTTFMPKTTSRPFTGENCTPSGKSNPGMTGSLVLQPEVHGKLSVRVNSSHELSSGTQREEMLKKDAKAPNHAADVCAEEKHEV, encoded by the exons ATGGCTCATACTCAAAATAACAGTAGTTCTGCGGGTGCTGCTGCTGCTATTAGTACTAGTGGTGCGGATGAAGTTAAGGCTTCTGGAaccatttttcatgattttttggGCAAACGGTCTGCTCCAGATTATTTATCTCCGGCAGGTGGGGTGGCAGCCGGCAGAGTCCGGCCAACATCCGAGGCCTCTCCTTCATCAGCTTCTGTCTCCATTGGTGGCTCTTCTGGTGGTGGCCGTGCTCCAATCTCCACAACTTCTGATCTGGGTTCTG AACGACAAGGTGGAAATCATTTTGAAGGAGTTCCGTTCTATGGAGCGAGAAGTGATCTTATTGGGCATGAAACAAGTAGTAGATTTTCTGGAACTAAGAGAAGTAACTCAGACTCGTATATTGGAACAACAAAAGATAGATTTCCACAAATGGTACCAGATTCTCGTGAAGGCTCACAGTTGATGAAG CTAATACGACATGCTGGTGGAGAGAGACCAAGACGTCCACAGGATGAGGATGTGTCGTTTCCTATGCATTTAGTCCGGCCAATTTCAGCTTCCCTTGTATCACAGCCTTCCTCTGCTGCCAGAGCTGAAGGTAATACTTCAAGATTGGATCGTGGTATTCCAATGAATGTTGGTCCGCCTTGGCAGTATCCACCACGTTCCAGTCAAGTTTTTCCTTTTGGCTACCAAGGACTATCAAACAAATTGAGAGACTCCAGTGTTGGTCCATCAGTTATATCTCAAGGAGCTGCTGATGAAGGATCTAGGACTGGTATTAAAGGATCTGGACTTCTGAGCTCTATTAACACAACTGGTGGAATCTCCGAAAGAAATTTTACTGGGGCAATAGTCAGCAGTAGTAAGCTGAAGTCCGGGATTCACAATTCTGAACCAGAATCCTCTACAACTCCAAA CCAACACGGATTTGCTTCTTCTGGATGTCAGATGACTATTTTCTATGGCGGTCAAGCACATGTCTTTGACAACGTTCATCCCAGCAAG GCAGATGTTATAATGGCCTTAGCGGGATCCAGTGGGGGATCTTGGTCAACAACCTTCATGCCAAAGACCACTTCAAGGCCATTCACGGGAGAAAATTGCACACCAAGTGGTAAAAGCAACCCAGGCATGACAGGTAGCTTAGTTTTACAGCCGGAAGTGCATGGGAAATTGTCAGTCCGGGTGAACTCCTCTCATGAGTTAAGCTCTG GTACTCAGCGGGAGGAAATGCTGAAAAAGGATGCAAAAGCTCCAAATCATGCAGCTGATGTTTGTGCTGAAGAAAAACATGAAGTATGA